In Stieleria varia, one genomic interval encodes:
- a CDS encoding transposase encodes MPRPPRADEAGGLYHALNRGNLRATIFHKDADYAAFEWILHEALQIHQIELYSFQLMPNHYHLVLRPLVDGEMSRFMARVGGTHTMRYHSHYHTGGTGHVYQQRYKSFPIQDDEHFFVVCRYVERNALRAGLVERAEDWCWGSLWHWLHAPDPNLLSRWPKSRLPRWTERVNQCFSDEELAACRLSAQRGKPLGDEGWVESIARRLHLESTMRPRGRKRVRFPENPNKEA; translated from the coding sequence ATGCCCCGACCACCACGTGCCGATGAAGCGGGCGGTTTGTATCACGCGCTGAATCGCGGCAATTTGCGAGCGACGATTTTTCACAAAGATGCTGACTACGCTGCTTTCGAGTGGATCCTGCATGAAGCGTTGCAAATTCACCAAATCGAGTTGTATTCCTTTCAGTTGATGCCCAACCACTACCATCTGGTTCTGCGACCGTTGGTCGATGGGGAGATGAGTCGATTCATGGCGCGGGTCGGAGGAACGCACACGATGCGGTATCATTCGCACTACCACACGGGCGGCACGGGACATGTTTATCAACAACGATACAAGAGCTTTCCGATCCAAGACGATGAGCATTTTTTCGTGGTTTGCCGGTACGTCGAACGCAACGCGTTGCGAGCGGGTTTGGTCGAGCGAGCGGAGGACTGGTGTTGGGGATCGCTATGGCACTGGCTGCACGCTCCGGATCCGAACCTGCTTTCGCGCTGGCCTAAATCGCGGCTTCCCCGTTGGACCGAGCGAGTCAATCAATGCTTCAGCGACGAAGAATTGGCCGCGTGCCGCCTGTCGGCCCAACGTGGCAAGCCGCTGGGCGATGAGGGATGGGTTGAAAGCATTGCCCGCCGTCTTCATCTGGAATCGACCATGCGACCGAGGGGCCGAAAGCGGGTCCGGTTCCCGGAAAATCCCAACAAAGAGGCCTGA
- a CDS encoding glycosyl hydrolase family 28-related protein, with translation MRWKLLLLVLFVAQAQQASAQSTIPTRYISVGDYSGTANERIDAAIAAAMATDHKTVFFPNGTYALRNGLNLNRGANTELHLVGESRNGVFLVPDTSYLEANYNNGNGARLAHMINLSSSSVFESVDVSIQNMTVDMRHQLVMGEQSQTYNVVGHGIRVGTGWQQGQLTVNEVTIRNVGSYGIGIQDRDGHSKNNVTLSNLTIERTGSDGIDTKEASGDGNRNLVIRNVNINEVGFLDTGAAPAIDVRYRDFVIENVNLVSSASKSTLPGQSSNVSGISIRPVDNIDGGVAQGTISDVYLRGFSHAIVIHASEAAPHANIDVSDVYIQGQQGTGILVLGDDHSGHTITDGLIDPDFGNAAINTGGNATVTNVIAGRRDPALTPITDTTYENNVSLNSQVFSPAWQGIVGTERVSLNPTSPSTGPFVFDIGDTGVLQIDFDTHDNVMDRLSVEGTVNLDGEFRVNLVGGTPMLAGEHWVIGADTLTGSFDEITLPTPSSRLLWNTDRLETQGIIELVGGNFLLLGDVDNFSYNASDDAILVDPAFASLPLFNGAPLANMDQTFNNATRLFTFDLGGELTEELIDAWLEIRVRQLNGFGNDLLTFEDASNRSLRSLEVLVDDGVDRTLRYTLTADELALLNDGLFSVALRDDHAIDWIGLGWSTIPSSVPEPSSLSLLSCCGLVMFMRRRRALVR, from the coding sequence GTGCGTTGGAAGCTGCTACTTCTGGTCCTCTTTGTTGCCCAAGCTCAACAAGCTTCGGCTCAATCCACGATCCCGACGCGATACATCAGTGTGGGTGACTATTCGGGCACAGCCAATGAGCGGATTGATGCGGCTATTGCTGCTGCCATGGCCACGGATCACAAGACCGTGTTCTTCCCCAATGGCACCTATGCCCTGAGAAACGGTTTGAACTTGAATCGAGGTGCGAACACCGAACTGCACCTTGTCGGGGAAAGTCGCAACGGCGTGTTCTTGGTCCCGGACACTTCCTACCTGGAGGCCAACTACAACAACGGGAACGGCGCCAGGCTGGCTCACATGATCAATCTGAGCTCAAGCTCGGTCTTTGAATCCGTCGACGTATCCATTCAGAACATGACCGTCGACATGCGGCACCAACTGGTCATGGGGGAGCAGTCCCAGACCTACAACGTCGTGGGCCATGGAATCCGGGTGGGCACAGGGTGGCAGCAAGGACAATTGACCGTCAACGAAGTCACGATCAGAAACGTAGGCAGCTATGGCATTGGCATCCAAGACCGGGACGGTCATTCCAAGAACAACGTGACCTTGTCCAACCTGACCATCGAACGGACCGGTTCGGATGGCATTGATACCAAGGAAGCGAGCGGGGACGGCAATCGGAATTTAGTCATCCGGAACGTGAACATCAACGAAGTTGGATTCCTCGATACCGGGGCCGCGCCCGCGATCGACGTCAGGTACCGCGACTTTGTCATCGAAAACGTGAATCTCGTTTCGTCAGCATCGAAGTCAACGCTGCCGGGACAGTCATCGAACGTATCAGGCATCAGCATCAGGCCTGTTGACAACATCGACGGCGGAGTCGCACAAGGCACGATATCGGATGTCTACTTGAGGGGCTTTTCACACGCCATCGTCATTCACGCTTCAGAAGCGGCGCCGCACGCGAACATCGACGTCAGCGATGTCTATATCCAGGGACAACAGGGCACCGGCATTCTCGTCTTGGGTGACGACCATTCAGGCCACACGATCACGGACGGCCTCATCGATCCGGATTTTGGAAACGCGGCCATCAACACGGGGGGAAACGCGACGGTGACCAATGTTATCGCAGGGCGCCGGGACCCCGCACTGACCCCGATCACCGACACAACCTATGAGAACAACGTTTCTCTCAATAGCCAGGTATTTAGCCCCGCTTGGCAGGGGATCGTTGGCACCGAACGAGTCAGCTTGAACCCCACCAGCCCGAGCACCGGCCCGTTCGTTTTCGATATCGGCGACACCGGCGTGCTGCAGATCGACTTTGACACGCACGACAACGTGATGGACAGGTTGTCCGTTGAGGGTACGGTCAACCTCGATGGCGAGTTCCGTGTTAACCTGGTCGGTGGGACACCGATGCTCGCCGGCGAACACTGGGTGATCGGGGCGGACACCTTGACCGGCTCCTTTGATGAAATCACCCTGCCGACGCCCAGCAGCCGTTTGCTCTGGAATACCGACAGGCTCGAGACGCAGGGCATTATCGAATTGGTCGGCGGAAATTTCCTGCTGCTGGGAGATGTAGATAACTTCAGCTACAACGCCTCGGATGACGCTATCTTGGTCGATCCGGCATTCGCTTCGCTGCCTCTGTTCAACGGCGCTCCGTTGGCCAACATGGACCAGACTTTCAATAACGCGACTCGGTTGTTCACTTTTGACCTCGGTGGCGAACTGACCGAAGAGCTCATCGACGCGTGGTTGGAGATACGTGTCCGCCAGCTCAATGGGTTTGGGAATGATCTGTTGACCTTCGAAGACGCCAGCAATCGCTCGCTGCGCAGTCTCGAAGTCCTCGTCGATGATGGGGTGGACAGGACGCTGCGTTACACGCTCACCGCCGATGAACTGGCCCTGCTCAACGACGGGTTGTTTAGTGTCGCTTTGCGGGATGACCACGCGATCGACTGGATTGGATTGGGCTGGTCCACCATTCCTTCATCAGTCCCTGAACCCTCATCGCTGTCACTCTTGAGCTGTTGCGGTTTGGTGATGTTCATGCGTCGCCGTCGAGCCCTAGTTCGATAG